From Methanorbis rubei, one genomic window encodes:
- a CDS encoding DUF5906 domain-containing protein, with protein sequence MNINSEYQDVDLASFAGPICLAESSAEVCIVESDPLALPKDTLRLGELRADIFYADDLGRCRVRSLSFSQYLCELFRPVTVGGKLFVYDAKTGLYAENARTVESEIQRLVDASGYTGPVRDMKSDLLSRVTDFRVRSVSPFDQVMGIPAADCVVEFGEDGGVSKVPYGPSLFVRSRAATCFAKSPPADFPEGEKFFAEISCGDPDWVRDVLKILGYCLLLGNPSQKFFVFHGSGGNGKGVLIEWVMRVLGELAGRVSARELFVNSSSQRETSLASHVHRRLLVVSEAGGGVLNDDLVKRLTGDSNVVLNAIYRGEAEYRVNGTLVFVTNSLPMFSTGGRGMMRREVCVPFDLDVPTEDQDEGLLERLATPEGNRWLFARLVAGAQEYVDAESKAGFWASLCSRITGDSRDVIAGQDSLGEFVRVCLVPEEGARTPGRVVFERWYSWEFGDEQGMHESRGGRGLRRNVSASELYAGLRLRGVEVRKRMRVSGKMETNVLMGWRLVDE encoded by the coding sequence ATGAACATCAACTCCGAATATCAGGATGTGGACCTTGCATCTTTTGCGGGTCCGATTTGCCTGGCAGAGTCTTCTGCTGAGGTTTGTATCGTTGAGAGCGATCCCCTTGCTCTTCCGAAGGACACGCTGCGGCTTGGCGAGCTGCGCGCGGATATTTTCTATGCTGATGATCTTGGACGCTGCCGCGTGCGGTCGCTGTCGTTTTCGCAGTATCTGTGTGAGCTGTTCCGGCCGGTTACGGTTGGCGGCAAGCTGTTTGTGTATGATGCAAAGACCGGTCTGTATGCGGAGAATGCGCGAACAGTTGAGTCTGAGATTCAGCGACTGGTGGACGCGTCCGGTTATACCGGGCCGGTGCGGGATATGAAGTCTGATCTTCTGTCGCGTGTTACGGATTTCCGGGTGCGGAGTGTGAGTCCGTTCGATCAGGTGATGGGGATTCCTGCGGCCGATTGTGTGGTTGAGTTCGGGGAGGATGGCGGCGTGAGTAAGGTTCCGTACGGTCCGAGTCTGTTTGTGCGGAGCCGGGCTGCGACTTGCTTCGCAAAGTCGCCGCCCGCAGATTTTCCTGAAGGGGAGAAATTTTTTGCTGAGATTTCGTGCGGCGACCCGGACTGGGTGCGGGATGTGCTCAAAATTCTCGGGTACTGTCTGCTGCTCGGGAATCCGTCGCAGAAGTTTTTTGTGTTTCACGGGTCGGGCGGGAACGGGAAAGGGGTTCTGATTGAGTGGGTGATGCGGGTTCTTGGAGAGCTTGCGGGGCGAGTGTCTGCGCGGGAGCTGTTTGTGAACTCTTCTTCGCAGCGTGAGACGAGCCTTGCGAGTCATGTGCATCGGCGGCTGCTGGTGGTGAGTGAGGCTGGTGGCGGCGTGCTGAATGATGATCTGGTGAAGCGTCTGACGGGAGATTCGAATGTGGTGCTGAATGCGATTTACCGGGGCGAGGCTGAGTATCGGGTGAACGGGACGCTGGTGTTTGTGACAAATTCGCTGCCGATGTTTTCTACCGGCGGGCGGGGGATGATGCGGCGGGAGGTGTGCGTTCCGTTTGATCTGGATGTTCCTACAGAAGATCAGGATGAGGGGCTGCTTGAGCGGCTGGCGACTCCGGAAGGGAACCGCTGGCTGTTTGCGAGGCTGGTTGCGGGTGCTCAGGAGTATGTGGATGCGGAGAGTAAGGCAGGGTTCTGGGCGTCTCTGTGTTCGCGGATTACGGGGGATTCGCGGGATGTGATTGCGGGTCAGGACTCTCTTGGGGAGTTTGTGCGGGTGTGTCTGGTTCCTGAGGAAGGGGCACGAACTCCGGGGCGTGTGGTGTTTGAGCGGTGGTATTCGTGGGAGTTTGGGGATGAGCAGGGGATGCATGAGTCCCGGGGAGGGCGGGGTCTGCGGAGGAATGTGAGTGCGTCTGAGCTGTATGCCGGGCTTCGGCTGCGAGGGGTCGAGGTGCGCAAAAGGATGCGTGTGTCGGGAAAGATGGAGACGAATGTTCTGATGGGTTGGCGTCTGGTTGATGAGTGA
- a CDS encoding InlB B-repeat-containing protein, with protein sequence MATYFGGDIIGYVEDGYLPLNPGKNIPGVTWTGDTSGYTLTISQAGNYKLTQGFNLNKMTVTASDVVVDGDYKTITLTKDAVDRSNADAILVEGTAVLQNITLDKLSVVVNSGTTRDVGSRFSAVGFKSVKNGTISNSVINLANLNQGSPSGQLNNIYFEQGNDLHAINNTLTTGKSNYNSIGVDTFFSDSSPHSLTVEGNTINLGNSGATGLGSMGVRLYGAYDTGSTQGSINPSHIVNNTIFSTDTTNTPRKIGIGIYKVNATQKYGDEQAIAIIGNTIDLTRGTSTSNNDSLLYIGSNVNATFNLTIYDNTFTANTGRSSIIYVDNKSSSKPLDIVTLSGSIYNNKFSNTNLGFGNASGASYTNNLKWDTDPTTSFGPHKKIAPDQKYLAGNWWVGWSENYNDPNGYLSLTEKAAGLPVADLYPLVKVGAAPTKTIIVTGNFSVAATGANGVLNATFSDGSSGQFSWSTTDSDIITLPSPASGASIIYTPKGIGTANLTVSADGVQKTVLITVYNITEPELPINEPVKEPNGNTSITSSNSNPINVDPTDTHKAIIEDKSSGTTMIVIFNEPQTPGTTVQGNVTAVGVVYPPDVAVIPPEGTKVPKKASYQLNLSLGNVTSVLPIISPDYDADVSLLILSQGYTAATMITASAPANHNLDEINSNITTGGILVNFTVPKEWVDTIGRNNIKAFHVKNGKIDMLDIVYMSPDPTDPVTITVKGNEFSAIVLAAYTGANPGPNPGPQPVSSSSDGNMENSFRVLFDAKGGSFVQPATGLSYGDRVPEPVTPTKDGYVFGGWYKDEAMNILWIFKEDALPGDMTLYAKWISGNTGAVTQQQSAAITQPTASATQQQTSSATAVASAATSSSAGVSPTMTQAPAPIAGLLFGALAAGLFLRRRE encoded by the coding sequence TTGGCAACGTATTTTGGTGGTGACATTATCGGGTATGTGGAAGACGGATATCTTCCCTTAAATCCGGGAAAGAATATTCCGGGCGTTACGTGGACCGGCGACACCAGTGGTTACACGCTTACCATATCTCAGGCCGGCAACTACAAACTGACGCAGGGCTTCAATCTCAATAAGATGACTGTCACCGCGAGTGATGTTGTTGTTGATGGTGATTACAAGACGATCACGCTTACCAAGGATGCAGTAGATCGCTCCAATGCTGATGCCATTCTCGTCGAGGGTACTGCTGTTCTTCAGAATATCACTCTGGACAAGCTCTCTGTTGTGGTTAATAGTGGTACGACACGTGATGTTGGGAGTAGATTTTCTGCCGTTGGATTCAAGTCGGTCAAAAATGGCACTATTTCAAATTCGGTGATTAATTTGGCCAATTTGAATCAGGGCAGCCCCTCTGGGCAGTTGAATAACATTTACTTCGAGCAGGGCAACGATCTTCACGCCATCAACAATACCCTCACGACGGGAAAATCGAACTACAACTCGATAGGTGTTGATACCTTTTTCAGTGACTCCTCTCCACACTCCCTGACAGTAGAAGGAAACACGATAAATCTGGGAAATTCCGGCGCAACTGGTCTCGGTAGCATGGGTGTCAGGCTTTATGGGGCTTATGACACTGGCAGTACTCAGGGATCGATCAATCCATCTCATATTGTGAACAACACCATCTTCAGTACAGATACCACTAATACTCCCCGTAAAATCGGTATTGGTATCTACAAAGTGAATGCTACACAGAAATATGGCGACGAACAGGCGATTGCCATTATCGGTAATACCATCGATCTCACCAGAGGAACATCCACAAGTAATAATGATTCTCTGCTTTACATCGGATCTAATGTTAATGCAACCTTCAATCTGACCATTTATGATAATACTTTTACTGCGAATACCGGTCGTTCGAGTATCATCTATGTGGATAATAAAAGCAGTAGTAAACCTCTGGATATCGTTACTCTTTCTGGTTCGATCTACAACAACAAGTTCAGCAACACCAATCTGGGCTTTGGAAATGCATCAGGGGCTTCATACACGAACAATTTGAAATGGGACACTGATCCGACAACATCATTCGGCCCCCACAAAAAGATCGCCCCTGATCAGAAATATCTCGCCGGCAATTGGTGGGTAGGTTGGTCTGAAAACTATAATGATCCAAACGGTTACCTGTCCCTGACCGAAAAAGCCGCAGGACTTCCGGTCGCTGACCTCTATCCGCTTGTCAAGGTAGGAGCGGCCCCCACAAAAACCATTATTGTTACCGGAAACTTTTCGGTAGCAGCCACTGGTGCAAATGGAGTTCTCAATGCAACGTTCAGTGACGGTAGTTCCGGACAATTCAGCTGGAGCACAACGGACTCTGATATTATTACCCTCCCTTCCCCAGCATCAGGTGCATCAATAATCTATACTCCCAAGGGAATCGGTACCGCCAACCTCACTGTATCAGCAGACGGAGTTCAGAAGACCGTTCTCATCACGGTCTATAACATAACCGAACCTGAATTACCTATCAACGAACCGGTAAAGGAACCGAACGGCAACACCTCAATCACCTCATCAAACAGTAATCCCATCAATGTGGATCCCACCGACACCCACAAAGCCATCATCGAGGACAAAAGCTCCGGCACAACGATGATCGTTATCTTCAACGAACCGCAAACACCCGGTACGACTGTACAAGGAAATGTGACTGCCGTTGGCGTGGTCTATCCACCTGATGTGGCTGTCATCCCGCCGGAAGGAACAAAAGTGCCGAAGAAAGCTTCCTATCAGTTGAACCTCTCTCTCGGCAACGTGACGTCAGTTCTGCCGATTATCAGCCCTGACTACGACGCTGATGTGTCACTCCTCATCCTCTCGCAGGGCTACACTGCCGCCACCATGATTACTGCTTCAGCTCCAGCCAACCATAATCTGGATGAGATCAACAGCAACATCACTACCGGCGGTATTCTGGTGAACTTCACGGTTCCTAAAGAATGGGTTGACACGATTGGTCGAAACAACATCAAGGCATTCCACGTGAAAAACGGCAAAATAGACATGCTTGACATCGTCTACATGAGCCCAGACCCCACAGATCCGGTCACCATCACCGTAAAAGGAAATGAGTTCTCTGCAATCGTTCTTGCAGCATATACCGGCGCGAATCCGGGTCCAAACCCGGGACCGCAGCCTGTCTCCTCCTCCTCTGACGGCAACATGGAGAACTCCTTCCGCGTCCTCTTCGATGCCAAAGGAGGCAGCTTCGTGCAACCGGCAACCGGTCTCTCCTATGGTGACCGTGTGCCGGAACCGGTCACGCCAACGAAAGACGGCTATGTCTTTGGCGGCTGGTACAAGGATGAGGCGATGAACATTCTCTGGATCTTCAAGGAAGACGCTCTTCCTGGCGACATGACGCTGTATGCGAAGTGGATATCGGGTAACACTGGCGCGGTAACTCAGCAGCAGAGTGCCGCGATCACTCAGCCGACAGCTTCGGCGACTCAGCAGCAGACTTCGTCCGCGACTGCGGTGGCTTCTGCGGCGACGAGTTCTTCAGCCGGAGTCTCTCCAACGATGACTCAGGCTCCTGCTCCAATTGCCGGACTTCTGTTCGGTGCACTGGCTGCTGGTCTCTTCCTCAGACGAAGAGAATAA
- a CDS encoding InlB B-repeat-containing protein: MVRGTKSSTTERRLRHGFVLAVFVVVFCSVLITGAVSAENWTDAGNFNASWYDTYSGGDTFYIYDAASLAAFSEKVSKNSSKSDFSGKTVILMEDIDLGAYNWTAIGSNSRSFNGTFDGRYHTIKNLMNPVEYDMGLFGYTNGATIRNLAVSKISVSISRSDTTSQSAGGLVGYVVDTQIENITISDGQITSNQAWSICGSVVGVLSGNSIIENCTSSKITVGMNAGTGNNMAQYAGGFVGSVGSKSVITESAAIEVTIVSQNELNGLGGFVGYCEGQIDNCSVAGTVQGTGKVVGGFVGQERVNSKITDCYSNVEIIVPKTWGSGETNIGGFVGTTKGSTLENCYAVGKISVIGDPMTNVGGFLGQIRSDSSTVTTIRSCAVLVSSISVTQGEDNVGRFIGYVLDDNQQLTNTYGWDNLGYTDDSGTPIKGSSYNGTGVSTAEFWGKQSFFSDTLGWNFEHVWKMNSGNNNYQLPVLSWQKTPVPGDANYLNPKPPVPPVPPTSSSSSDGNMDNAFRVLFDTQGGSFVQPATGLSYGDKIGQPAVPTKDGYNFGGWYKDAACTIPWMFGEDAVSGDITLYAKWIPVSTVTLSATEKPTSEVTQIETVRPTNAPTSSSTQNTTASVTSSAEIPPTMTQAPAPVFGMLTGLFAVGIFLRRRT, encoded by the coding sequence ATGGTTCGAGGAACGAAGAGTTCTACGACTGAAAGAAGACTGCGTCACGGGTTCGTGTTGGCGGTTTTCGTAGTAGTTTTTTGTTCTGTGCTTATCACAGGTGCTGTGAGTGCGGAAAATTGGACGGATGCAGGAAACTTCAACGCATCGTGGTATGACACCTACAGTGGTGGCGACACATTCTACATCTATGATGCAGCAAGTCTTGCCGCGTTTTCCGAAAAAGTCTCAAAAAATAGTAGTAAATCTGATTTCTCCGGAAAAACCGTCATACTCATGGAAGACATTGATCTGGGTGCATACAATTGGACGGCGATCGGATCTAATTCGAGATCTTTCAACGGGACCTTCGATGGCCGGTATCATACCATCAAAAATCTCATGAATCCTGTAGAATATGATATGGGGCTGTTTGGTTATACGAATGGGGCTACAATTAGAAATTTGGCTGTCTCGAAAATTAGTGTGTCTATATCACGGTCCGACACGACATCACAATCTGCAGGAGGTCTCGTGGGATACGTTGTGGATACCCAAATTGAAAATATCACAATCTCCGATGGTCAGATAACAAGTAATCAGGCATGGTCAATATGTGGCAGTGTTGTCGGAGTACTAAGTGGAAATAGTATTATTGAGAACTGTACCTCCTCCAAAATAACTGTTGGTATGAATGCGGGTACTGGCAATAATATGGCGCAATACGCTGGAGGGTTTGTTGGGTCTGTTGGCTCAAAATCTGTTATTACCGAAAGTGCTGCTATAGAAGTGACTATCGTCTCTCAGAACGAGCTGAACGGACTTGGTGGTTTCGTAGGGTATTGTGAGGGTCAGATCGACAACTGTAGCGTTGCCGGAACTGTTCAAGGTACGGGGAAAGTCGTTGGGGGGTTTGTGGGTCAAGAACGCGTGAATAGCAAAATCACAGACTGTTACAGCAACGTGGAGATTATTGTACCCAAAACGTGGGGGAGTGGAGAGACAAACATTGGCGGATTTGTTGGTACTACTAAAGGATCAACTCTTGAGAATTGTTATGCAGTAGGTAAAATTAGCGTAATCGGTGATCCCATGACGAATGTTGGCGGATTTCTTGGGCAGATCCGTAGTGATTCATCTACTGTAACAACGATACGCAGTTGTGCCGTACTCGTGAGTTCCATCTCTGTAACACAGGGGGAAGATAATGTTGGCCGATTTATTGGGTATGTACTGGATGATAATCAACAACTCACGAATACGTATGGATGGGACAACCTCGGATATACCGATGATTCGGGAACTCCTATCAAAGGAAGCTCATACAACGGAACCGGAGTTTCCACCGCAGAGTTCTGGGGTAAACAGAGCTTCTTCTCTGACACTCTCGGATGGAATTTTGAACATGTCTGGAAGATGAACTCCGGCAACAACAACTATCAACTGCCGGTTCTCTCTTGGCAGAAAACTCCTGTTCCCGGCGACGCAAACTATCTGAACCCTAAACCTCCGGTTCCACCCGTACCGCCCACCTCCTCTTCCTCCTCTGACGGTAACATGGACAATGCTTTCCGCGTTCTTTTCGACACTCAAGGTGGAAGTTTCGTGCAGCCTGCGACCGGCCTCTCCTATGGTGACAAAATTGGTCAACCAGCTGTACCAACGAAAGACGGCTACAATTTTGGTGGTTGGTACAAGGATGCGGCGTGTACTATTCCGTGGATGTTTGGTGAAGACGCAGTATCTGGTGACATCACGCTGTATGCAAAATGGATACCTGTCAGCACTGTAACTTTATCTGCGACCGAAAAACCCACCTCAGAAGTAACGCAGATCGAAACAGTGAGACCGACCAACGCACCAACCTCCTCCTCTACACAGAACACAACTGCATCAGTGACTTCATCCGCCGAAATTCCACCAACGATGACTCAAGCGCCTGCCCCGGTATTTGGTATGCTGACCGGACTGTTTGCGGTGGGAATCTTCCTCAGAAGAAGAACTTAA
- a CDS encoding InlB B-repeat-containing protein: MGSIGVMLYCDDTKTAVLDQATIEGNIISTDSDVYRKIGIGIYKVKHISGQTPDSINILGNTIDLSKGTSSAGNDSLIFIGNYVNATLNLNVHDNIFTGDGKSSVIYVDSNSIGEVTLKGSIYNNAFTGFGTPGVTLPTNSADLKWNAIPSGTITYGTGDKAHIAVGDVKAGNWWGDWSSGKKNPTGYLTYATPAEAKAAGLPVADLYPLVTVGAAPTKTIIVTGNFSVAANVAGAQGTLHAKFSDDSSGTFTWTPDGSGVITSSSATTGSSFTYNAVKTGTANLTVSADGVQKTVLITVYNVTSPEPIQEPIKEANGNTSITVSTGNFIEADPTEDHKAIIEDKNSGATMVVTFNEKPQMTDKTVEGNVTAVGVIYPPDVAVTPPEGGAKVPKKASYQLNLSLGNVTSILPIISPDYDADVSLLILSQGYTAATMITASAPANHNLDEINSNITAGGILVNFTVPKEWVDAIGRNNIKAFHVKNGKVDMLDIVYMSPDPTDPVTITVKGNEFSAIVLAAYTGANPGPNPGPQPVSSSSDGNMENAFRVLFDAKGGSFVQPATGLSYGDRVPEPVTPTKDGYVFGGWYKDEAMNILWIFKEDALPGDMTLYAKWISGSTGATTQQQSAAITQPTASATQKQTSSATAVTSAATTSSAGVSPTMTQAPAPIAGLLVGLFAAGFFLRRKE, translated from the coding sequence TTGGGAAGCATTGGTGTCATGCTCTATTGTGATGATACGAAGACTGCTGTTCTCGACCAGGCAACAATTGAGGGAAACATCATCAGTACTGATTCAGATGTATATAGGAAGATAGGTATTGGCATCTACAAAGTAAAGCACATCAGCGGACAGACCCCAGATTCCATTAATATTCTTGGAAATACGATTGATCTCTCGAAAGGAACTTCTTCAGCTGGTAATGATTCTCTGATCTTCATCGGGAACTATGTCAACGCAACCCTGAATCTGAATGTTCATGACAACATCTTCACCGGTGATGGGAAAAGTTCCGTAATCTATGTTGATAGTAACTCTATTGGTGAGGTTACTCTGAAGGGTTCCATTTACAACAATGCATTCACCGGCTTTGGGACGCCGGGTGTTACTCTGCCCACGAATAGTGCAGATCTGAAATGGAATGCAATTCCGTCCGGAACGATTACTTACGGCACCGGAGACAAAGCTCACATCGCCGTCGGTGATGTCAAAGCCGGCAATTGGTGGGGTGACTGGTCCTCCGGTAAAAAGAATCCCACCGGTTACCTGACCTATGCCACCCCCGCTGAAGCAAAAGCCGCAGGGCTTCCGGTCGCTGACCTCTATCCGCTTGTCACTGTAGGAGCGGCCCCCACAAAAACCATTATTGTTACCGGAAATTTTTCGGTAGCAGCCAATGTTGCTGGTGCACAAGGGACCCTTCATGCAAAATTCAGCGACGATAGTTCCGGAACCTTCACATGGACTCCTGATGGAAGTGGTGTTATCACCTCCTCTTCTGCGACGACCGGCTCCTCATTTACCTACAATGCCGTGAAAACCGGTACCGCCAACCTCACTGTATCAGCAGACGGAGTTCAGAAGACCGTTCTCATCACGGTCTATAACGTGACGAGTCCAGAACCTATTCAGGAACCGATAAAGGAAGCGAATGGCAACACCTCAATCACTGTGTCGACCGGTAACTTCATCGAAGCCGATCCCACAGAAGACCACAAAGCCATCATCGAAGACAAAAACTCCGGTGCAACGATGGTCGTCACCTTCAATGAAAAACCACAGATGACCGATAAGACTGTGGAAGGAAACGTGACTGCCGTCGGCGTGATCTATCCACCTGATGTGGCTGTCACCCCGCCCGAAGGAGGAGCAAAAGTGCCGAAGAAAGCTTCCTATCAGTTGAACCTCTCTCTCGGAAACGTGACGTCAATTCTGCCGATTATCAGCCCTGACTACGACGCTGATGTGTCACTCCTCATCCTCTCGCAGGGCTACACTGCCGCCACCATGATTACTGCTTCAGCTCCAGCCAACCATAATCTGGATGAGATCAACAGCAACATCACTGCCGGCGGTATTCTGGTGAACTTCACGGTTCCCAAAGAGTGGGTTGACGCAATTGGTCGAAACAACATCAAGGCATTCCACGTGAAAAACGGCAAAGTAGACATGCTTGACATCGTCTATATGAGCCCAGACCCCACAGATCCGGTCACCATCACCGTAAAAGGAAATGAGTTCTCTGCAATCGTTCTTGCAGCATATACCGGCGCGAATCCGGGTCCAAACCCGGGACCGCAGCCTGTCTCCTCCTCCTCTGACGGCAACATGGAGAACGCCTTCCGCGTCCTCTTCGATGCCAAAGGAGGCAGCTTCGTGCAACCGGCAACCGGTCTCTCCTATGGTGACCGTGTGCCGGAACCGGTCACGCCAACGAAAGACGGCTATGTCTTTGGTGGCTGGTACAAGGACGAGGCGATGAACATTCTCTGGATCTTTAAGGAGGATGCTCTTCCGGGTGACATGACGCTGTATGCGAAGTGGATCTCCGGTAGCACTGGGGCGACAACGCAGCAGCAAAGTGCCGCGATCACTCAGCCGACAGCTTCGGCGACTCAGAAGCAGACTTCGTCCGCGACTGCGGTTACTTCTGCGGCGACTACTTCATCCGCTGGAGTTTCTCCGACGATGACTCAAGCGCCTGCTCCGATTGCAGGATTACTTGTTGGGCTGTTTGCGGCGGGATTTTTCCTCAGAAGAAAAGAGTAA
- the twy1 gene encoding 4-demethylwyosine synthase TYW1: MPRTISPPKTPKDSLHRQGYNFIAAGSSAAVKPCMWCKRALRGGEQCYKHQFYGIESWRCVQMTPTLRCNQRCLFCWRSMEHEITEEVELDPKEIIDAIPRVQRKGLSGDKPWSDPDRWETATSHPNQYAISLSGEPTLYSRLPELIDLLREEGNSIFLVSNGTVPEMIQKVRPSQLYLSLDAANASSYAELCRPAGDPTIMWGNIQRSLGMLRQKEEEGVRTAVRTTLVKGYNDGSGAASGIAALIKDAAPNFVEIKGYMYLGYSRTRLPETAVPTMDEIRSFASQVAEHAEYQILDENAPSRVVCLVRKP, from the coding sequence ATGCCCAGAACCATCTCACCCCCCAAAACTCCCAAAGACTCCCTTCACCGGCAGGGCTACAACTTTATCGCCGCAGGATCTTCGGCAGCCGTCAAACCCTGCATGTGGTGTAAACGCGCGCTTCGCGGCGGAGAGCAGTGTTATAAACATCAGTTCTACGGAATCGAGAGCTGGCGGTGCGTTCAGATGACGCCAACCCTTCGCTGCAACCAGCGTTGTCTCTTCTGCTGGAGAAGCATGGAACACGAAATCACCGAAGAGGTCGAACTCGACCCCAAAGAAATCATCGATGCCATCCCCCGCGTTCAGAGAAAAGGACTCTCCGGCGACAAGCCATGGAGCGACCCTGACCGCTGGGAAACGGCCACCAGCCACCCGAATCAGTACGCGATATCCCTTTCCGGGGAGCCGACGCTGTACTCCCGTCTCCCCGAACTCATCGACCTGCTTCGCGAGGAGGGCAACAGCATCTTCCTTGTCTCAAACGGCACCGTTCCGGAAATGATTCAAAAAGTCCGGCCCAGCCAGCTCTACCTCTCGCTTGACGCGGCGAATGCCTCGAGCTACGCCGAGCTCTGCCGGCCCGCAGGAGATCCCACAATAATGTGGGGAAACATTCAGAGATCCCTCGGCATGCTCAGGCAGAAGGAGGAGGAAGGCGTGCGAACGGCCGTTCGCACGACTCTTGTCAAAGGATATAATGACGGCAGCGGCGCTGCCTCCGGCATCGCCGCCCTCATCAAAGATGCCGCGCCCAACTTCGTCGAGATCAAAGGATACATGTATCTTGGATACAGTCGAACCAGATTACCAGAAACTGCCGTGCCCACAATGGATGAAATCCGATCCTTTGCGAGCCAAGTTGCAGAGCATGCAGAGTACCAGATACTGGACGAAAACGCACCCAGCCGGGTGGTATGTCTTGTGAGAAAACCATGA
- the sepS gene encoding O-phosphoserine--tRNA ligase: protein MKFDIEEFRQRRKTDFEGAWHAGPSVITPPAAAGVYPRYAYRRAKVHPIFDTIARLRAAYLSMGFDEAMVPVFIDEQDVYRQFGPEAAAVLDRVYYVGGLPRPNVGISRERLDAIAAITGTPVDTATEEKLMKCLHGYKKGKFDGDDLTHEMSVALKVDDGVVVHILDSVFPEFKELAPESSRTTLRSHMTSGWFLSLAQMWDKRPMPIRMFSVDRCFRREQEEDATHLRTYHSASCIVAGEDVTVDEGKAVAEALLSAFGFTEFRFQPDEKRSKYYMPETQTEVYGKHPVHGWVEVATFGIYSPAALAEYGVGVPVMNLGMGVERLAMVLTEAEDVRRLSFAQLFPPVYSDTELAKAVGLREEPKTIEGRRAVEAIIAAATPNAAVKSPCEFSAWTGELYGKKVEITVSEPEENSTLLGPAALNEVFVRNGAVLGVPDNEKFADVRAEGVPTGISFLYAVANLAVARIEEAARLGEETSVQVKMSKHPSDVNLKIEEYAMRYITDNKRKLDLRGPVFMTVSSRIVE from the coding sequence ATGAAATTCGATATTGAAGAGTTCAGACAGCGCAGAAAGACCGACTTTGAAGGAGCCTGGCACGCCGGCCCCTCAGTTATCACGCCGCCCGCGGCCGCGGGAGTGTATCCGCGCTACGCATACCGCAGAGCAAAAGTTCATCCGATCTTTGACACCATCGCACGCCTTCGTGCGGCCTATCTCTCAATGGGATTTGACGAGGCGATGGTTCCGGTATTCATCGACGAACAGGATGTGTACCGCCAGTTCGGTCCGGAAGCTGCCGCGGTTCTCGATCGCGTCTATTATGTCGGCGGTCTGCCAAGACCAAACGTGGGAATTTCCCGCGAGCGGCTTGATGCAATCGCGGCAATTACCGGAACGCCTGTTGACACGGCAACTGAAGAGAAGCTGATGAAGTGTCTGCACGGCTACAAGAAGGGCAAGTTCGACGGCGATGATCTGACGCACGAGATGTCGGTCGCACTCAAAGTGGACGACGGTGTGGTCGTCCACATTCTGGATTCGGTGTTCCCTGAGTTCAAGGAGCTTGCGCCCGAGTCGTCGCGGACGACTCTGCGCTCGCACATGACGAGCGGCTGGTTTTTGTCGCTTGCCCAGATGTGGGACAAGCGGCCGATGCCGATTCGGATGTTTTCGGTTGACCGCTGTTTCCGCCGCGAGCAGGAGGAGGACGCAACGCACTTGCGAACATATCACTCTGCGTCCTGTATTGTTGCGGGCGAGGATGTGACGGTTGACGAAGGCAAGGCGGTCGCAGAAGCTCTCCTTTCGGCGTTCGGGTTTACGGAGTTCCGGTTCCAGCCTGATGAGAAGCGGTCGAAGTATTATATGCCCGAGACCCAGACCGAGGTCTACGGCAAGCATCCGGTTCACGGCTGGGTTGAGGTGGCAACGTTTGGTATTTACTCGCCCGCGGCTCTTGCTGAGTACGGGGTCGGTGTGCCGGTGATGAATCTTGGTATGGGTGTTGAGCGGCTGGCGATGGTGCTGACTGAGGCCGAGGATGTACGGAGGCTTTCGTTTGCCCAGCTGTTCCCGCCGGTTTACTCAGATACGGAACTTGCGAAGGCGGTTGGTCTTCGTGAGGAGCCGAAGACGATTGAAGGCCGCCGCGCGGTTGAGGCAATTATTGCAGCAGCCACACCTAACGCAGCAGTGAAGTCTCCGTGCGAGTTTTCGGCATGGACCGGCGAGCTCTACGGCAAGAAGGTGGAGATCACCGTAAGCGAGCCGGAAGAAAACTCGACTCTTCTGGGTCCTGCGGCACTGAACGAGGTGTTTGTGCGGAACGGCGCAGTTCTTGGCGTGCCGGATAATGAGAAGTTCGCGGATGTGCGTGCTGAAGGCGTTCCGACCGGAATTTCGTTCCTGTATGCGGTGGCAAATCTGGCGGTCGCCCGTATCGAAGAGGCCGCCCGCCTCGGCGAGGAGACGAGTGTGCAGGTAAAGATGTCCAAGCACCCGAGTGACGTGAATCTCAAAATCGAGGAGTATGCGATGCGGTATATTACGGATAATAAGAGAAAGCTGGATCTCCGCGGCCCGGTGTTCATGACGGTTTCGTCGAGGATTGTGGAATAA